TCTGCGAAGAGCTCAACTTCCTCCTGCTGGCGCGGCGCGTCGGGTATGACCGGGCCGCATGGCTCGTGCCCGTCTACCACGACGAAACGCTTCCCTTTGCCGAGGCGGAAAAACTCGCCCAATTGCCGCACGAAAAGCTCATCGCGGCCGCAACCGCCGGTCCGGTGACGGCGGGAATGCTCGCGCGCGTGCTCCCCAAAAACGCCGCCGCGTCGAACAACTGGGCCATGTCGGGACGGCGTACACGGAGCGGCCGCAGCATCGTCGCCAACGACACGCATCTGGTGCTCTCCATACCCAATTCGTGGATGATGATGCACCTGCGCTGTCCCGGCTACGACGCCGCGGGCGTCGCGGTGCCGGGCGTACCGCTGGTCACCCTCGGCTTCAACGGCCGCGTCGCCTGGGGGGCCACCATGGTGATGGCGGACAGCCAGGACGTCTTTCTCGAAAAAATGCGCACCATGGACGGGAAGCGGGAATACCTGTACCGCGGCCGCTGGCACCCGGTAACTGAAAGAAAGGAACTTATCCGCATTAAAGGTGAAAAACCGGTCGAGGTCGTACTCGGCCGTACGCGTCATGGCGTGCTCATTGACGAGGCGCTGGCGAACATCCCCTTCGAGGTTGCCGCTCCCATGCAGCCGATCCGGCTCCCCGGGGGCTATGCCCTTGCGCTTCGCTGGCCGATCGAGGACAGCGCCGAAACCTTCCGCGGATTTTACCTGCTCGGCCGCGCGCGCTCGGCGGGCGAGGCCCGCGAAGCACTGCGGAAGATTAAAAGCGTCTACCTTAACATCGTCTACGGCGACGCGGACACGATAGCCTGGCAGGTGACGGGAAAATACCCGGTGCGGAAAAAGGGAACGGGGATGCTTCCCTCGCCGGGATGGAACGGCGAGTACGACTGGACCGGCTGGGTGCCGTTCGAAATGCATCCGCACGCGGTCAATCCGCGCGAGGGATATGTCGCCACCGCAAACCAGCGCATTGTGCCGCGCGGCCACCCCTTGCACCTGTCCGCCTCGTGGTACAGCCCGGCCCGGGCCGGGCGCATTCGCGAGTTTCTGGATGGCGTCCGCGGAGCGACGCGCGAACATTCGCTCGCCATGCAGATGGACACGCTCTCGCCGACCTCACGCTCGCTGCAGGAGATGCTCGGGCCCGGCGGCACGCTGAGGGCCGGGCTGGAGGCGGTAATCGGGTCGTGGAGCGACGGGCGAATGGCAGAGCGCGCGCGCGAGGCCATGGCCATGCTCGACCCGTCCGCATTCGACGCGGTGCTTTCGACCGGCTCGGCACCCGCCGCGGTCTACGGGGCCTTTTTGCACTGCTTCACGCGCAACACCTTCCTTGACGAACTGGGGCCGGACGACGGGCCCGCGTGGGAAGCCTTTCTCGACGCGAACAGAAGCTCGTACTCCGCGATGGACGACCACCTGCTGCACCGCGCGGACTCGCCGTTCTTCGACGATATCGCGACCCCGGAAAAAGAGGTTAAGACCGATATCGTCGCCAAATCGCTTGCCGACGCCATATTACTCTGCGAACAGCGCCTGGGGGGCAACCGCGCACGCTGGCAGTGGGGCCGGCTCCATACCTACACATGGCGCCACGACATCGCCGGGAAAGTACCGTTTCTCCGATCGCTCCTCGACCGCGGACCGTTTCCGGCACCGGGCGACGCCTCGACCATGAACGTCGCCGGCTATTCTACGGGCAGGGACTTCGAAGCACTGTGGATACCGGCCATGCGGATGGTGGTTGATTTCGGGCTCGACGAGCCCGCCGTCCTTGTGGCGGTGCCGGGACAGTCCGGGGACCCATCGAGCCCCCATTACGACGACATGATCGGAGCGTTTCTGTCGGGGGAAAACCATCCACTGCCCTTCAGGAAAGAAAACGTGGAGCGCCATTACCCGCGCGTGCTGACCATCCGGCCTGCACGTTAGACGGCTACGTGCCGCCTTCGGCCAGGTTTTTCAGGATGAGTCCGTAGAACCCCGAGTGGCGTGATTCGTAGCGCCAGCCCATCTGCGCCCCGCAGCCCCTGCAGTGCGCGTAGCGCCACGCAA
The nucleotide sequence above comes from Spirochaetota bacterium. Encoded proteins:
- a CDS encoding penicillin acylase family protein produces the protein MEKGAARALNTATGHQRMTRKKKALYTAVIAAGALALLSACATLYTLYIKTPDLSRGVIPLAGARGDIIIRRDALGVPFVEAADEGDLFFGAGFAAAADRMWQMEVMRMAGRGRLSEFTGADSLPLDRFLRALDIQASIGSALASIDPHSLHILESYARGVTAFIETQKLPAEFSLTGHRPAPWTPEDSLYVFAMLNLGISYNFCEELNFLLLARRVGYDRAAWLVPVYHDETLPFAEAEKLAQLPHEKLIAAATAGPVTAGMLARVLPKNAAASNNWAMSGRRTRSGRSIVANDTHLVLSIPNSWMMMHLRCPGYDAAGVAVPGVPLVTLGFNGRVAWGATMVMADSQDVFLEKMRTMDGKREYLYRGRWHPVTERKELIRIKGEKPVEVVLGRTRHGVLIDEALANIPFEVAAPMQPIRLPGGYALALRWPIEDSAETFRGFYLLGRARSAGEAREALRKIKSVYLNIVYGDADTIAWQVTGKYPVRKKGTGMLPSPGWNGEYDWTGWVPFEMHPHAVNPREGYVATANQRIVPRGHPLHLSASWYSPARAGRIREFLDGVRGATREHSLAMQMDTLSPTSRSLQEMLGPGGTLRAGLEAVIGSWSDGRMAERAREAMAMLDPSAFDAVLSTGSAPAAVYGAFLHCFTRNTFLDELGPDDGPAWEAFLDANRSSYSAMDDHLLHRADSPFFDDIATPEKEVKTDIVAKSLADAILLCEQRLGGNRARWQWGRLHTYTWRHDIAGKVPFLRSLLDRGPFPAPGDASTMNVAGYSTGRDFEALWIPAMRMVVDFGLDEPAVLVAVPGQSGDPSSPHYDDMIGAFLSGENHPLPFRKENVERHYPRVLTIRPAR